A section of the Thermostichus vulcanus str. 'Rupite' genome encodes:
- the grxD gene encoding Grx4 family monothiol glutaredoxin yields the protein MLDPLLEEKIRDQIRANKVLIYMKGTPEMPQCGFSYATVRVFDSLGFPYAAVNVLEDPEIRQGIKEFSNWPTIPQVYIDGEFVGGCDIIQEMHSRNELRPLLEAAFAGTAVQS from the coding sequence ATGCTGGATCCCCTTTTGGAAGAGAAAATTCGTGACCAGATCCGTGCCAACAAAGTGTTGATCTACATGAAGGGCACTCCAGAAATGCCCCAGTGTGGGTTCTCCTACGCGACGGTGCGCGTTTTCGACAGTTTGGGTTTCCCCTATGCGGCGGTCAATGTGCTGGAGGATCCTGAGATTCGTCAGGGCATCAAGGAATTTTCCAACTGGCCGACCATCCCACAGGTGTATATCGACGGTGAATTTGTGGGGGGCTGCGACATTATCCAAGAAATGCACTCCCGCAATGAGTTGCGTCCCTTACTAGAGGCAGCGTTTGCTGGGACAGCTGTTCAGTCCTAA
- a CDS encoding BolA family protein: MSSEETPSSKSVGMITPEQLRQHLIDQLQALHVQVEDESHRHVGHGGQRDPLGAGGHYRVEIVSPLFAGKTTLQQHRMVYGALAEQMGSSIHALALQTYSPEQWTGSLPSPVSSAQPS, encoded by the coding sequence TTGTCATCTGAAGAGACCCCTTCCTCCAAGTCTGTGGGCATGATCACCCCTGAGCAACTGCGGCAACACCTGATAGACCAACTGCAAGCACTGCATGTGCAGGTGGAGGATGAATCCCATCGTCATGTCGGCCATGGAGGGCAACGGGATCCCTTAGGGGCTGGCGGGCACTATCGGGTTGAAATTGTCTCTCCCTTGTTTGCGGGCAAAACAACGTTGCAGCAGCACCGCATGGTCTATGGGGCTCTGGCGGAGCAGATGGGCAGCAGTATTCATGCTCTGGCCCTACAAACCTATAGCCCTGAGCAGTGGACGGGATCCCTGCCAAGCCCCGTTAGTTCTGCCCAGCCCAGTTAA
- the purH gene encoding bifunctional phosphoribosylaminoimidazolecarboxamide formyltransferase/IMP cyclohydrolase, translating to MPSQDFSPLALLSVSDKTGLIPFAQALVQEHGFQLLSSGGTAKVLSEAGIPVTPVSTHTGAPEILGGRVKTLHPRIHGGILARLERSDDQEDLDALGIPPIGLVVVNFYPFEETVAQAGVLLAEATEQIDIGGPTLVRAAAKNYAHVTVLTDPAQYPQYLQLLSSTCGESERLAFRFQCARRAFEQVLAYDRAIVNYLARPELTQQLQPQSDPSPVQEDIFQLQGIPQQRLRYGENPHQAATWYVVDPAAPGWHQAKQLQGKELSYNNLLDLEAARAIVAEFGPEQAVAVVVKHNNPCGVALRPSLAAAFRAAFAADSVSAFGGIVGLNQTLDRETAHLLTEPFLECVVAPDCTLEAAELLSAKKNLRVLILPNWQVGPAQTIRTLAGGFLVQDADPPQGSDSQQSWRVVTERQPTPEEWAELEFAWKVCKHVKSNAIVIAKQGQTVGIGAGQMNRVGAVEIALKQARSEAAGAVLASDGFFPFADSVEVAAQSGIRAIIQPGGSIRDPDSIAAANAADIVMICTGIRHFLH from the coding sequence ATGCCTTCTCAGGACTTCTCCCCTTTGGCCTTACTGAGTGTATCTGACAAAACTGGACTGATCCCTTTTGCTCAAGCCCTAGTCCAGGAGCATGGTTTTCAACTGCTCAGCAGCGGGGGTACTGCCAAAGTGCTCTCAGAAGCAGGGATCCCTGTGACTCCCGTCTCCACCCATACGGGCGCACCCGAGATCCTGGGTGGGCGGGTCAAAACCCTCCATCCCCGCATTCACGGCGGTATTTTGGCCCGCTTGGAGCGCAGCGATGACCAAGAAGATTTGGATGCCTTGGGGATCCCACCGATTGGATTGGTCGTGGTTAATTTTTATCCCTTTGAAGAAACCGTAGCCCAAGCAGGCGTTTTACTGGCGGAAGCAACTGAACAAATTGATATTGGTGGCCCGACGTTGGTACGGGCAGCCGCCAAAAACTATGCCCACGTCACGGTACTGACGGATCCGGCCCAATACCCCCAGTATTTACAGCTGTTGTCCAGTACTTGCGGCGAATCCGAACGATTGGCGTTTCGCTTCCAGTGCGCCCGTCGCGCCTTTGAGCAGGTACTGGCCTATGATCGCGCCATTGTCAACTATCTGGCCCGTCCAGAATTGACCCAACAATTGCAACCGCAATCGGATCCTTCTCCAGTCCAGGAAGACATTTTTCAACTGCAAGGGATCCCTCAGCAAAGGCTGCGCTACGGCGAAAATCCCCACCAAGCCGCCACTTGGTATGTTGTGGATCCGGCTGCTCCCGGCTGGCACCAAGCCAAACAATTGCAGGGTAAAGAACTGAGCTACAATAACCTGCTGGACTTGGAAGCCGCCCGCGCCATTGTTGCCGAATTTGGCCCGGAACAAGCTGTGGCTGTGGTGGTCAAACACAACAACCCCTGTGGCGTCGCCCTGCGTCCTTCTTTGGCGGCAGCCTTTCGGGCTGCTTTTGCTGCTGACTCCGTTTCTGCTTTCGGGGGCATCGTTGGTCTCAATCAAACGCTGGATCGAGAAACCGCCCACCTCCTGACGGAACCTTTTTTGGAATGTGTGGTGGCCCCCGACTGTACCTTGGAAGCAGCTGAGCTGCTATCGGCCAAAAAGAACCTGCGGGTATTGATCTTGCCCAACTGGCAAGTGGGGCCGGCCCAGACGATTCGCACCTTAGCGGGGGGCTTTCTGGTCCAAGATGCCGACCCCCCTCAGGGATCCGACAGCCAACAGTCTTGGCGAGTGGTGACAGAACGGCAGCCCACCCCAGAAGAATGGGCCGAATTGGAATTCGCTTGGAAAGTCTGCAAACATGTCAAATCCAACGCCATTGTGATTGCCAAGCAGGGGCAAACGGTGGGCATTGGGGCTGGGCAGATGAACCGAGTTGGAGCTGTAGAAATTGCCCTGAAACAAGCCAGATCCGAAGCCGCTGGGGCAGTTTTGGCCAGTGATGGATTTTTTCCCTTTGCCGATAGCGTTGAGGTGGCTGCCCAATCGGGGATCCGCGCCATCATTCAGCCGGGAGGGAGCATTCGGGATCCCGATTCCATTGCAGCGGCCAATGCTGCCGATATTGTGATGATTTGCACCGGCATCCGCCACTTCTTGCACTGA
- the cysE gene encoding serine O-acetyltransferase, whose translation MLTEAEHSVVEDPSPTAPSGEIGSLPKPAQAQKLGFWQQVGEDIDCVFDRDPAARNRWEVICTYPGIHALFLHRIAHRLWKRRWFFLARLLSFFARSFTLIEIHPAAQIGRRFFIDHGCGVVIGETAEIGDDVTLYHGVTLGGTSWDKGKRHPTLENGVIVGTGAKILGPVRIGHGSRIGANAVVIQDVAPEMTVVGIPGRAVIPPHQRHIPAHGIDLDHHLMPDPVGRAIERLLHRIQDLEAQVAHLNKEREQARQEQVKSGSEYP comes from the coding sequence ATGCTAACGGAAGCCGAGCACTCGGTGGTCGAAGATCCCAGCCCAACCGCACCCTCAGGTGAGATCGGGTCTCTACCCAAACCGGCACAAGCCCAGAAGCTGGGATTTTGGCAACAGGTGGGGGAAGACATCGACTGTGTGTTTGACCGGGATCCGGCGGCACGCAATCGCTGGGAGGTGATCTGCACCTATCCAGGGATCCACGCGCTCTTTTTGCATCGGATCGCCCATCGTTTGTGGAAACGGCGCTGGTTTTTCTTAGCTCGGTTGCTCAGCTTTTTTGCCCGTTCCTTTACCTTGATCGAGATCCACCCGGCAGCCCAGATCGGACGGCGCTTTTTTATCGACCATGGTTGCGGGGTGGTGATCGGCGAGACGGCGGAGATTGGCGACGATGTAACGCTCTACCACGGGGTTACTTTGGGGGGAACCTCTTGGGACAAAGGGAAACGCCACCCCACTCTAGAAAATGGTGTGATTGTCGGTACAGGGGCAAAGATCCTCGGCCCAGTCCGCATTGGCCATGGCTCCCGGATTGGGGCGAATGCCGTGGTGATTCAGGATGTGGCTCCAGAAATGACAGTGGTGGGGATCCCAGGCCGTGCGGTCATTCCACCCCATCAACGGCACATCCCCGCTCACGGGATCGATTTGGATCACCATCTCATGCCTGACCCGGTGGGACGAGCCATTGAGCGACTGCTGCACCGCATTCAAGATCTCGAAGCCCAAGTGGCCCATCTCAACAAAGAACGGGAACAAGCCCGGCAAGAGCAAGTCAAGAGTGGATCCGAGTATCCCTAG
- the ilvN gene encoding acetolactate synthase small subunit: MKHTLSALVQDQPGVLTRIAGMFARRGFNIDSLTVGPTERPGVSRITMVVPGDEHDVEQMTKQLYKLIDVLKVTDITNVPCVERELMLIKVNASPDTRSDIMDVAQMFRARIVDVAEESLTLEVTGDPGKMVAIIKMLTHFGIREIARTGLVALTRESGVNTEYLKQQPALASV; the protein is encoded by the coding sequence GTGAAACACACTCTCAGCGCCCTTGTGCAGGATCAGCCTGGCGTTTTAACCCGTATAGCAGGGATGTTTGCCCGCCGGGGCTTCAATATCGATAGTCTTACCGTTGGTCCCACTGAGCGACCCGGTGTTTCTCGCATCACCATGGTGGTACCGGGGGACGAGCACGATGTGGAGCAAATGACCAAGCAGCTCTACAAGCTCATTGATGTGCTCAAGGTAACTGATATCACGAATGTTCCCTGTGTGGAACGGGAGCTCATGCTGATTAAGGTGAATGCCAGCCCCGATACCCGCTCCGACATTATGGATGTGGCCCAGATGTTTCGCGCCCGCATTGTGGATGTGGCGGAGGAATCCTTGACCCTAGAGGTGACCGGGGATCCCGGCAAAATGGTGGCGATTATCAAAATGCTGACCCACTTCGGCATCCGTGAGATCGCCCGCACCGGACTGGTGGCCCTTACCCGTGAGTCGGGGGTGAATACAGAATATTTGAAGCAACAGCCCGCCTTGGCTTCAGTTTGA